The following are from one region of the Constrictibacter sp. MBR-5 genome:
- a CDS encoding 3-hydroxyacyl-CoA dehydrogenase NAD-binding domain-containing protein, which produces MSGSVKRVLVAGYGTMGRGVTLSFVRGGFETIVLSRDPSRIADLPEGATAVSELPAEAPDLVLENVPEKVDVKHALYRRLEDAYDGAPIIATNTSGLSLEELAAPLRHPEKFIGAHYLQPAEAFPLVEVIRIPATSDETTARTTDAMERTGKQVITVNRPVAGFLFNRLQHAMLHEAYWMIEQGIVTAEDVDTFARRAFGPRMCVTGVIEQKDLSGIDTHALSQLGIVPHLHHGAEPIRLVQDMYARGDLGVKTGRGFYDWTGRDVDAYKRKAAEKLKRILAIIEEE; this is translated from the coding sequence ATGAGCGGTTCGGTGAAGCGGGTACTGGTGGCGGGCTACGGCACGATGGGGCGCGGCGTGACCCTGTCCTTCGTGCGCGGCGGGTTCGAGACGATCGTGCTGAGCCGCGACCCGTCGCGCATCGCCGACCTGCCCGAGGGAGCGACGGCCGTGTCCGAACTGCCGGCCGAGGCGCCCGACCTGGTGCTGGAGAACGTGCCGGAGAAGGTAGACGTCAAGCACGCGCTCTACCGCCGGCTCGAGGACGCCTATGACGGTGCGCCGATCATCGCGACCAATACGTCAGGCCTGTCGCTGGAGGAACTGGCCGCACCGCTGCGCCATCCGGAGAAATTCATCGGCGCGCACTATCTGCAGCCGGCCGAGGCCTTCCCGCTGGTCGAGGTGATCCGCATCCCGGCAACGAGCGACGAGACCACCGCGCGCACGACCGACGCGATGGAGCGCACCGGCAAGCAGGTGATCACGGTGAACCGGCCGGTGGCGGGATTCCTGTTCAACCGCCTGCAGCACGCCATGCTGCACGAGGCCTACTGGATGATCGAGCAGGGCATCGTCACGGCCGAGGACGTCGACACCTTCGCCCGCCGCGCCTTCGGACCGCGCATGTGCGTGACCGGCGTCATCGAGCAGAAGGACCTGAGCGGCATCGACACCCACGCCCTGTCGCAGCTCGGCATCGTCCCGCACCTGCACCACGGCGCCGAGCCGATCCGGCTGGTCCAGGACATGTACGCCCGCGGCGACCTAGGCGTGAAGACCGGCCGGGGCTTCTACGACTGGACCGGCCGCGACGTGGACGCCTACAAGCGCAAGGCCGCGGAGAAGCTGAAGCGCATCCTGGCGATCATCGAGGAGGAGTGA
- the gluQRS gene encoding tRNA glutamyl-Q(34) synthetase GluQRS — MIVTRFAPSPTGRLHLGHAYSALFARDAARAAGGRFLLRIEDIDAGRCRPEFVDGIFEDLAWLGLDWETPVRRQSAHMDDYAAALGRLDAQGLLYPCFCTRAEIQAEIAAAGGAPHGPDGPLYPGTCRRLAPSERAARIAAGEAYALRLDMAAAVAAAGPLDWHDRAAGRVAAAPQRFGDVVLARKDVPTSYHLAVTVDDALQGVSLVTRGRDLFEATHVHRLLQGLLGLPVPEWLHHGLLTGPDGRRYAKRDRSLTLLTLRESGCSSEEVRRMARGHPSE; from the coding sequence ATGATCGTGACCCGCTTCGCGCCCAGTCCGACCGGACGGCTGCATCTCGGCCACGCCTATTCGGCGCTGTTCGCCCGCGACGCCGCGCGCGCGGCGGGCGGGCGCTTCCTGCTGCGGATCGAGGACATCGACGCCGGCCGCTGCCGGCCGGAATTCGTCGACGGGATCTTCGAGGACCTGGCCTGGCTGGGCCTCGACTGGGAGACGCCGGTGCGCCGCCAGTCGGCGCACATGGACGACTATGCCGCGGCCCTCGGCCGCCTCGACGCACAGGGCCTGCTCTATCCCTGCTTCTGCACTCGCGCCGAAATCCAGGCCGAGATCGCCGCGGCCGGCGGGGCGCCGCACGGACCCGACGGCCCGCTCTATCCCGGCACATGCCGCCGGCTGGCGCCATCCGAGCGCGCGGCACGGATCGCCGCCGGGGAGGCCTATGCCCTGCGCCTGGACATGGCGGCGGCGGTGGCGGCCGCCGGCCCGCTCGACTGGCACGACCGGGCGGCGGGCCGCGTCGCGGCCGCGCCGCAGCGCTTCGGCGACGTGGTGCTGGCGCGCAAGGACGTGCCCACCAGCTATCACCTGGCCGTCACCGTCGACGACGCGCTGCAGGGCGTGTCGCTGGTGACGCGCGGCCGCGACCTGTTCGAGGCGACGCACGTCCACCGCCTTCTCCAGGGCCTGCTCGGTCTTCCCGTGCCGGAATGGTTGCATCACGGCCTGCTCACCGGGCCGGACGGCCGCCGCTACGCCAAGCGCGACCGCTCGCTGACGCTGCTGACGCTGCGGGAATCGGGCTGCTCATCGGAAGAGGTACGTCGAATGGCCAGAGGACACCCCTCCGAATAG
- a CDS encoding prolyl oligopeptidase family serine peptidase, with protein sequence MAHPATLTGPSHGAASGTAKQLVVLLHGLGADGSDLIALAPLLARTLPDAAFVAPDAPFPCDMAPYGRQWFSVQDRSPGPILEGVRRAETFLAPYVDAQLASLGLGGDRLIIAGFSQGTMMGLHHGLRRAAEPLCIIGCSGRLLAPELLAEERRNRAPVLLVHGDADEVVPPASLKLAADGLEAAGIPVEAHMLRGLGHGIDERCIALADAFLRKVVTG encoded by the coding sequence ATGGCCCATCCCGCCACGCTGACCGGCCCCTCGCACGGCGCCGCGAGCGGCACCGCGAAACAGCTCGTCGTGCTACTGCACGGCCTGGGCGCCGACGGCAGCGACCTGATCGCGCTGGCGCCGCTGCTGGCCCGCACCCTACCGGACGCGGCTTTCGTGGCGCCCGACGCGCCCTTCCCGTGCGACATGGCCCCCTATGGCCGGCAGTGGTTCAGCGTGCAGGACCGCTCGCCCGGGCCGATCCTGGAGGGGGTGCGGCGGGCGGAGACGTTTCTCGCGCCCTATGTCGACGCACAGCTCGCCTCGCTCGGCCTCGGCGGCGACAGGCTGATCATCGCCGGCTTCAGCCAGGGCACGATGATGGGCCTACACCACGGACTGCGGCGCGCGGCGGAGCCGCTCTGCATCATCGGCTGCTCGGGCCGGCTGCTGGCGCCAGAACTGCTGGCGGAGGAGCGGCGCAACCGGGCGCCGGTGCTCCTCGTGCACGGCGACGCCGACGAGGTGGTGCCGCCGGCGAGCCTGAAGCTGGCGGCGGACGGGCTGGAAGCGGCCGGCATACCGGTCGAGGCGCACATGCTGCGCGGCCTCGGCCACGGCATCGACGAGCGCTGCATCGCGCTGGCCGACGCCTTCCTGCGCAAGGTCGTCACGGGCTGA
- a CDS encoding LLM class flavin-dependent oxidoreductase, with amino-acid sequence MIPTAILDLSPIVQGADAARAFANSLDLARHAERLGYSRYWLAEHHNMPGIASAATSVVIGHVAGGTKTIRVGSGGIMLPNHSPLMIAEQFGTLESLYPGRIDLGLGRAPGTDMRTAQALRRDMGNNGDTFPRDVVELQAYFRPAVPDQAVRAVPGAGLNIPIWLLGSSMFSAQLAAMLGLPFAFASHFAPDMLMQAIRIYRERFEPSETMAKPHVMAGLPVYAADTDEEAQRLFTSMQQQFLTLRRGRPGQLPPPVDSMDGLWAPHEQAMVAQALSCAVVGSPETVRAGLKSFIARTGADEIMATAQIYDHAARVHSFEILADARDRLAAEARAA; translated from the coding sequence ATGATCCCCACCGCCATCCTCGATCTCTCGCCGATCGTCCAGGGCGCCGACGCCGCCCGGGCCTTCGCGAACAGCCTCGACCTCGCGCGCCATGCCGAGCGCCTGGGCTACAGCCGCTACTGGCTCGCCGAGCATCACAACATGCCCGGCATCGCCAGCGCCGCGACGTCGGTCGTCATCGGCCACGTCGCCGGCGGCACGAAGACCATCCGCGTCGGCTCCGGCGGGATCATGCTGCCGAACCACTCGCCGCTGATGATCGCCGAGCAGTTCGGGACGCTCGAATCGCTCTATCCGGGCCGGATCGATCTCGGCCTCGGCCGCGCGCCGGGCACCGACATGCGCACCGCCCAGGCGCTGCGCCGCGACATGGGCAACAACGGCGACACCTTCCCGCGCGACGTGGTCGAACTGCAGGCCTATTTCCGCCCGGCGGTGCCGGACCAGGCGGTCCGCGCCGTGCCGGGCGCCGGGCTGAACATTCCGATCTGGCTGCTCGGCTCCAGCATGTTCAGCGCGCAGCTCGCGGCGATGCTGGGCCTGCCCTTCGCCTTCGCCTCGCACTTCGCGCCCGACATGCTGATGCAGGCGATCCGCATCTATCGCGAACGCTTCGAGCCGTCGGAGACGATGGCGAAGCCACACGTGATGGCGGGCCTGCCGGTCTATGCCGCCGACACGGACGAGGAGGCGCAACGCCTCTTCACCTCGATGCAGCAGCAGTTCCTGACCCTGCGGCGCGGCCGCCCCGGCCAGCTGCCGCCGCCGGTCGACAGCATGGACGGGCTGTGGGCGCCGCACGAACAGGCGATGGTCGCCCAGGCGCTCTCCTGCGCCGTCGTGGGATCGCCCGAGACGGTGCGTGCCGGCCTCAAGAGCTTCATCGCCCGCACCGGCGCCGACGAGATCATGGCCACCGCCCAGATCTACGACCACGCCGCCCGCGTCCACTCCTTCGAAATCCTCGCCGACGCCCGCGACCGTCTCGCCGCGGAGGCGCGGGCGGCTTAG
- a CDS encoding DUF3309 family protein, with amino-acid sequence MSWIIVLILLILLIGAIPSWPHSAGWGYYPSGGLGIVLIIVIVLLLMGRI; translated from the coding sequence ATGAGTTGGATCATCGTCCTCATCCTGCTGATCCTCCTGATCGGCGCGATCCCCTCCTGGCCGCACAGCGCCGGTTGGGGCTATTACCCGAGCGGCGGGCTGGGCATCGTCCTGATCATCGTGATCGTCCTGCTGCTGATGGGCAGGATCTGA
- a CDS encoding PAS domain-containing protein gives MDRREGAGPGADFRGGIGHPKLVTLYDYWHGLRGDRDMPLRRLFDPLHIPALLPNILLNEVVGRPPRFRIRVEGSAVSAARGFDATGKFLDDEGVAVLDDGIFAAYAAMVSDRKPWYSTGAFTADSGRAGDLYRLALPLSAEGHRVDFILVGFFHELRRL, from the coding sequence TTGGACAGACGAGAGGGGGCCGGGCCCGGCGCCGATTTCCGCGGCGGCATCGGCCATCCGAAGCTGGTGACCCTTTACGATTACTGGCACGGACTTCGCGGCGACCGCGACATGCCGCTCAGGCGGCTTTTCGACCCGCTGCACATCCCGGCGCTGTTGCCCAACATCCTGCTAAACGAGGTGGTCGGGCGGCCGCCGCGCTTCCGGATCCGCGTCGAGGGCTCCGCCGTGTCGGCCGCGCGCGGCTTCGACGCGACGGGGAAGTTCCTGGATGACGAAGGCGTTGCCGTCCTCGACGACGGCATCTTCGCGGCCTATGCGGCGATGGTGTCGGACAGGAAGCCCTGGTACAGCACCGGCGCCTTCACCGCCGACAGCGGCCGCGCAGGCGACCTGTACCGCCTGGCACTGCCGCTGTCGGCGGAAGGCCACCGGGTCGACTTCATCCTGGTGGGTTTTTTCCACGAACTCCGGCGCCTGTGA
- a CDS encoding sigma-70 family RNA polymerase sigma factor, with the protein MSDGPAASDGGAADFEPHRRRLAGLAYRMLGSVADAQDVVQDAWLRWRTVDRTTVDDPRAFLARIVTRLCLDRLKSARAQREIYVGPWLPEPVMDEGTFGMEPGAEAALDLSAALMLALERLSPLERAAFLMHDVFDASFEEVGAAIGRPAATCRQLALRARRHVQAARPRFAVSADEGERIAAAFRDAAAAGDATALSRLLAEQALFVADGGGKRRAVMNPIRGRDRIVRLLAGLARKSPGPARTYLARIGGRPGYVTLQADGTLQTTALEIDDGVIVAVHIVRNPDKLRHVTPPA; encoded by the coding sequence ATGAGCGACGGCCCGGCGGCGAGCGACGGCGGGGCGGCCGACTTCGAGCCGCACCGGCGCCGCCTCGCCGGGCTCGCCTATCGCATGCTCGGCTCCGTCGCGGACGCGCAGGACGTGGTCCAGGACGCCTGGCTGCGCTGGCGCACCGTCGACCGGACCACGGTCGACGATCCGCGCGCCTTCCTGGCGCGCATCGTCACGCGCCTGTGCCTGGACCGGCTGAAATCGGCCCGGGCGCAGCGCGAGATCTATGTCGGGCCGTGGCTGCCGGAGCCGGTGATGGACGAGGGCACTTTCGGCATGGAGCCGGGCGCCGAAGCGGCGCTCGACCTGTCGGCGGCGCTGATGCTGGCACTGGAGCGGCTGTCGCCGCTGGAGCGCGCCGCCTTCCTGATGCACGACGTCTTCGACGCGAGTTTCGAGGAGGTCGGTGCGGCGATCGGCCGGCCGGCGGCGACCTGCCGCCAGCTCGCGCTGCGGGCCCGCCGCCACGTGCAAGCGGCGCGCCCGCGCTTCGCGGTGTCGGCCGACGAGGGCGAGAGGATCGCGGCGGCGTTCCGCGACGCCGCGGCCGCGGGGGATGCGACCGCCCTCTCCCGGCTGCTCGCGGAGCAGGCCCTGTTCGTCGCCGACGGCGGCGGCAAGCGCCGTGCCGTGATGAACCCGATCCGAGGCCGCGACCGGATCGTCCGACTGCTCGCCGGCCTGGCGCGGAAGTCGCCCGGGCCGGCCCGCACCTACCTCGCCCGCATCGGCGGGCGGCCCGGCTACGTCACGCTGCAGGCCGACGGAACGCTGCAGACGACGGCGCTGGAGATCGACGACGGCGTCATCGTCGCCGTCCACATCGTGCGCAACCCGGACAAGCTGCGCCACGTGACGCCTCCCGCTTAG
- a CDS encoding DUF805 domain-containing protein, with protein MARGSLPEMTPRKPFLGPSGFDWIWFLFKIHGRVPRRDLWLRLVLPVFVIQFVLVSIDIAVGGFNPESQIGTLSGIFSALTVWPGIAVTIKRLHDRDRPGWFMLIALIPFIGPLWLFVETGFLAGTQGPNRFGAERRPD; from the coding sequence ATGGCCCGCGGATCCCTGCCCGAGATGACGCCCCGCAAACCGTTCCTCGGTCCCTCGGGATTCGACTGGATCTGGTTCCTGTTCAAGATCCACGGCCGTGTCCCCCGCAGGGATCTGTGGCTCCGCCTGGTGCTGCCGGTCTTCGTCATCCAGTTCGTGCTGGTCAGCATCGACATCGCCGTGGGCGGCTTCAATCCCGAGAGCCAGATCGGGACCCTGTCGGGCATCTTCTCGGCGCTGACCGTCTGGCCGGGCATCGCCGTCACGATCAAGCGCCTGCACGACCGCGACCGGCCGGGCTGGTTCATGCTGATCGCGCTGATCCCCTTCATCGGGCCGCTGTGGCTGTTCGTCGAGACCGGGTTTCTCGCCGGCACGCAGGGACCGAACCGGTTCGGGGCGGAACGACGCCCCGACTGA
- a CDS encoding BrnA antitoxin family protein has product MPVLMTDEEAERFVDTADLSEYDLSGFKPMRFEFEPKAARVNMRLPQPLLDAVKEQAKRRGIPYQRFIREALERATAAGR; this is encoded by the coding sequence ATGCCGGTCCTGATGACGGACGAGGAAGCTGAACGCTTCGTCGATACCGCCGACCTCTCCGAGTACGATCTGTCCGGCTTCAAGCCGATGCGCTTCGAGTTTGAGCCGAAGGCGGCGCGGGTCAACATGCGGCTGCCTCAACCGCTGCTCGACGCGGTCAAGGAACAGGCCAAGCGCCGCGGAATCCCTTATCAGCGCTTCATACGCGAGGCCCTGGAACGAGCCACCGCCGCCGGGCGCTAA
- a CDS encoding mechanosensitive ion channel domain-containing protein has product MEADLADIARDLAETATTQVPLLLDAWVLVQLGAIVVAGLLAVLLSRRFAPAVEDKARSIKGNPDLLRLAIAFMRRLRWLFAIVMLWIVRFALERLAWPAEALLLDAALTLATAWFVISVLTRVIRNRTVARTVGILIWFYVALVVIGIDAAVLAALDGPALTLGRMRVSLLLALKVVAVTVALVWLAVFLGNMFAHWIDRSEDLSPSFKVLIGKLAKIGLILLAGAFALAATGVDLTALAVFGGAVGVGIGFGLQKVVSNFISGIIILLDKSIKPGDTISLGDTFGWVRDLRARFVSVLTRDGREYLIPNEDFITQRVVNWSFSSEYVRIDVDFGVAYDSDPHEVSRLAIETAKTIERVAAYREPVCWLTAFGASSLDFKLRFWISDPRSGLTNVRGQVLIALWDAFKAAGISIPFPHREIFMRTPVELVRGGQPAAGPPSP; this is encoded by the coding sequence ATGGAAGCGGATCTTGCCGACATCGCCCGCGATCTGGCGGAGACCGCGACGACGCAGGTTCCGCTGCTGCTCGATGCGTGGGTACTGGTCCAACTCGGCGCGATCGTCGTCGCCGGCCTCCTTGCGGTATTGCTGTCCCGCCGCTTTGCGCCCGCCGTCGAGGACAAGGCCCGGTCGATCAAGGGCAATCCGGACCTGCTGCGCCTCGCCATCGCCTTCATGCGGCGGCTGCGCTGGCTGTTCGCGATCGTCATGCTGTGGATCGTGCGGTTCGCGCTGGAACGGCTGGCCTGGCCGGCGGAAGCCCTGCTGCTCGACGCCGCCCTGACCCTCGCCACCGCCTGGTTCGTCATCTCCGTCCTGACGCGCGTCATCCGCAACCGCACCGTGGCGCGCACCGTCGGCATCCTGATCTGGTTCTATGTGGCGCTGGTCGTCATCGGCATTGACGCGGCGGTTCTCGCGGCCCTCGACGGTCCGGCGCTGACGCTGGGCAGGATGCGCGTCTCGCTGCTCCTGGCGCTGAAGGTCGTTGCGGTCACCGTGGCCCTCGTCTGGCTCGCGGTCTTCCTCGGCAACATGTTCGCCCACTGGATCGACCGTTCCGAGGATCTCTCGCCGTCCTTCAAGGTGCTGATCGGCAAGCTCGCCAAGATCGGTCTCATCCTGCTGGCCGGCGCCTTCGCGCTCGCCGCGACCGGCGTCGATCTCACGGCCCTGGCGGTGTTCGGCGGCGCTGTCGGCGTCGGCATCGGCTTCGGCCTGCAGAAGGTCGTCTCCAACTTCATCTCGGGCATCATCATCCTGCTCGACAAGTCGATAAAGCCCGGCGACACGATCAGCCTCGGCGACACCTTCGGCTGGGTCCGCGACCTGCGCGCGCGCTTCGTCTCCGTCCTCACCCGCGACGGCCGCGAATACCTCATCCCGAACGAGGACTTCATCACCCAGCGCGTGGTAAACTGGTCCTTCTCCAGCGAGTATGTGCGGATCGACGTCGATTTCGGCGTTGCCTACGACAGCGATCCGCACGAGGTGTCGCGTCTGGCGATCGAAACCGCCAAGACCATCGAGCGCGTCGCCGCCTATCGCGAGCCCGTCTGCTGGCTCACCGCCTTCGGCGCCTCGTCCCTGGACTTCAAGCTGCGCTTCTGGATTTCGGATCCGCGCAGCGGCCTGACCAACGTGCGCGGTCAGGTGCTGATCGCGCTCTGGGACGCCTTCAAGGCCGCAGGGATATCGATTCCCTTCCCGCATCGCGAGATATTCATGCGTACCCCGGTGGAACTGGTGCGGGGCGGACAGCCTGCGGCCGGCCCGCCGTCGCCCTGA
- a CDS encoding glucan ABC transporter ATP-binding protein/ permease, translated as MTLVTTYLRALALLKAEWRTALGLSIANVIIAVVHLAEPILFGRVVDALANGRQAFELVALWAVLGVGGIAAGVVVALFADRLAHRRRVAAMSDAFERAINLPSTYHAREGSGRVVRAMLSGTDALFVVWLGFFREHQSAVVGIALLAPTAILMDVRLAGLLAVLAVVYVTVNIFVIRRTEAGQARVEGRHQEVFGRVGDVIGNVTVVQSFARLRAEAAELQALMRELLAAQYPVLTWWAFLTVLTHAAATIVMVVIFAVGGWLAAAGEVTVGEIVSFIGFANLLIGRLDSLASFVARFFVQVPTIRLFFDLLNAKGEVQEAPDATPLQEVRGHVVFENVTYRFPNSEQGIFDLSFEALPGKTVALVGATGSGKTTTVTLLQRLRDPAAGRILIDGQDIRGATLTSLRHAIAVVFQDAGLFNRSIRDNLRIGKPDATDEEIEAAARAADADGFIARKPGGYDFVIGERGQALSGGERQRLAVARALLKNAPILILDEATSALDTETEGRIKRALDAARQGRTTFVIAHRLSTVVDADLILVLDAGRVVERGRFEDLARGTGPFARLVAEGSFLTPREKTG; from the coding sequence ATGACGCTCGTCACCACCTATCTGCGTGCGCTTGCACTGCTGAAGGCCGAATGGCGTACCGCCCTCGGCCTGTCGATCGCGAACGTGATCATTGCGGTCGTCCACCTCGCCGAGCCGATCCTGTTCGGCCGGGTCGTCGACGCGCTCGCCAACGGGCGGCAGGCGTTCGAACTGGTGGCGCTGTGGGCCGTGCTCGGCGTCGGCGGCATCGCGGCCGGCGTCGTCGTCGCCCTGTTCGCCGACCGGCTGGCGCATCGGCGCCGGGTGGCGGCGATGAGCGACGCCTTCGAGCGGGCCATCAACCTGCCCTCGACCTACCATGCCCGCGAGGGGTCCGGCCGCGTCGTCCGTGCCATGCTGTCCGGCACCGACGCGCTCTTCGTGGTCTGGCTCGGCTTCTTCCGCGAGCATCAGTCGGCGGTGGTCGGCATCGCGCTGCTGGCGCCCACGGCGATCCTCATGGACGTCCGCCTCGCCGGGCTGCTGGCCGTCCTGGCGGTCGTCTACGTCACGGTGAACATCTTCGTCATTCGCCGCACCGAGGCGGGGCAGGCACGGGTCGAAGGCCGCCATCAGGAGGTGTTCGGGCGGGTCGGCGACGTCATCGGCAACGTCACCGTGGTGCAGAGCTTCGCGCGCCTGCGCGCCGAGGCGGCCGAACTGCAGGCGCTGATGCGCGAACTGCTGGCGGCGCAGTATCCTGTGCTGACCTGGTGGGCCTTCCTCACGGTCCTCACCCACGCGGCGGCGACCATCGTCATGGTCGTCATCTTCGCCGTCGGCGGCTGGCTCGCCGCGGCGGGGGAGGTGACGGTCGGCGAGATCGTCAGCTTCATCGGCTTCGCCAACCTCCTGATCGGCCGCCTCGACTCGCTGGCGAGCTTCGTCGCGCGCTTCTTCGTTCAGGTGCCGACGATCCGCCTGTTCTTCGACCTGCTGAACGCCAAGGGTGAGGTGCAGGAGGCGCCGGACGCGACGCCGCTGCAGGAGGTGCGCGGCCATGTCGTGTTCGAGAACGTCACCTACCGGTTCCCGAATTCCGAGCAGGGCATCTTCGACCTGTCCTTCGAGGCGCTGCCGGGCAAGACCGTGGCCTTGGTCGGGGCCACCGGTTCCGGCAAGACGACGACGGTGACGCTGCTGCAGCGCCTGCGCGACCCGGCGGCGGGCCGCATCCTGATCGACGGCCAGGACATCCGCGGCGCCACGCTGACCTCGCTGCGCCACGCCATCGCGGTGGTCTTCCAGGACGCCGGCCTGTTCAACCGCTCGATTCGCGACAACCTGCGGATCGGCAAGCCCGACGCCACCGACGAGGAGATCGAGGCGGCCGCCCGCGCCGCCGACGCCGACGGCTTCATCGCGCGCAAGCCGGGCGGCTACGACTTCGTCATCGGCGAGCGCGGCCAGGCGCTCTCGGGCGGCGAGCGCCAGCGCCTCGCCGTCGCGCGCGCCCTGCTGAAGAACGCGCCGATCCTCATCCTCGACGAGGCGACCAGCGCCCTCGACACCGAGACGGAGGGCCGGATCAAGCGCGCGCTCGACGCCGCGCGCCAGGGGCGCACGACCTTCGTCATCGCGCACCGCCTGTCGACCGTGGTGGACGCCGACCTGATCCTGGTGCTCGACGCCGGGCGCGTGGTCGAACGCGGCCGTTTCGAGGATCTCGCCCGCGGCACCGGTCCCTTCGCGCGTCTTGTCGCGGAGGGCAGCTTCCTCACCCCGCGCGAGAAGACCGGCTGA
- a CDS encoding ABC transporter ATP-binding protein/permease yields the protein MPDDQPDAPRRDEVPKPDGAPPRGPVLSPTTQAAAPVSATTGVPRGFGLLREIRALLAAPGSGPMVRRIALLTAGLVAVIVCNMVGQLRLNTWNGDFYDALEDKNLAVFGQQLLVFLAIVGGLLVLVVAQTWFHEMLKVRVREWLTHRILGEWLVPGRAYRLGLTSDLGVNPDQRIQEDARQLTELTTQLGTGLLQATLLLVSFVGVLWALSDQVVFSWNGEPLVVPGYMVWCALAYAGIGSILTWIVGRPLIRLNAERFQRESELRFALVRFSENADTIALQRGEGAERLVLDRNLGNVVEAMRRVALGLVRLTWVTSGYGWIALVLPIVVASPGYFGGELSLGGLMMVVGAFNQVQSAMRWFVDSFAAIANWRAAMVRVALLREALHRTDERDAARERLSVEESTDESLSLDGVQVAIPGDGIATCEPSVDIRPGDRVFLSGGSGSGKSTLLKAIAGLWRWGEGRIRRPARSAIMFMPHHPYLPLGTLRAAVAYPGLPDAFADAEVAAALRRVGLARLVPLLDRAERWDRALSGGEQQRLAFARLLLHRPRWVFMDDPAAGLDAGERRRVMSIFDDELAGSAVVSVGSPPDGTAMPRLKTLCLTQTPAPA from the coding sequence GTGCCCGACGATCAGCCCGACGCGCCGCGCCGGGACGAGGTGCCGAAGCCGGACGGCGCGCCGCCGCGCGGCCCCGTCCTGTCGCCGACGACGCAGGCCGCGGCACCCGTCTCCGCGACCACCGGCGTGCCGCGCGGCTTCGGCCTGCTGCGCGAGATACGGGCGCTGCTGGCGGCGCCGGGCAGCGGGCCGATGGTGCGGCGGATCGCGCTGCTGACCGCCGGGCTGGTCGCCGTGATCGTCTGCAACATGGTCGGGCAGCTGCGGCTGAACACCTGGAACGGCGATTTCTACGACGCCCTGGAGGACAAGAACCTCGCCGTCTTCGGCCAGCAGCTCCTGGTCTTTCTCGCCATCGTCGGCGGCCTGCTCGTGCTCGTCGTTGCCCAGACCTGGTTTCACGAGATGCTGAAGGTGCGGGTGCGCGAATGGCTCACGCACCGCATCCTCGGCGAGTGGCTGGTGCCGGGACGCGCCTACCGCCTCGGCCTGACGAGCGATCTCGGCGTCAATCCCGACCAGCGAATCCAGGAGGACGCGCGCCAACTCACCGAACTGACGACGCAGCTCGGCACCGGTCTGCTCCAGGCGACGCTCCTGCTGGTCAGCTTCGTCGGCGTGCTCTGGGCGCTCTCCGACCAGGTGGTCTTCTCCTGGAACGGTGAGCCGCTGGTCGTGCCGGGCTACATGGTCTGGTGCGCCCTCGCCTATGCGGGCATCGGCTCGATCCTCACCTGGATCGTCGGTCGGCCGCTCATCCGGCTCAATGCCGAGCGTTTCCAGCGCGAGTCGGAGCTGCGCTTCGCGCTCGTCCGCTTCAGCGAGAACGCCGACACGATCGCCTTGCAGCGCGGCGAGGGCGCCGAGCGGCTGGTGCTCGACCGCAATCTCGGCAACGTGGTCGAGGCGATGCGGCGCGTGGCGCTCGGCCTCGTGCGCCTGACCTGGGTGACGTCCGGCTACGGCTGGATCGCCCTGGTGCTGCCGATCGTCGTCGCGTCGCCCGGCTATTTCGGTGGCGAGCTGTCGCTGGGCGGCCTGATGATGGTCGTCGGCGCCTTCAACCAGGTACAGAGCGCGATGCGCTGGTTCGTCGACAGTTTCGCCGCCATCGCCAACTGGCGCGCCGCGATGGTACGTGTGGCATTGCTGCGCGAGGCGCTGCATCGCACGGACGAGCGCGATGCCGCGCGCGAGCGGCTGTCGGTGGAGGAGAGCACCGACGAGAGCCTATCCCTCGACGGCGTTCAGGTGGCGATCCCCGGCGACGGCATCGCGACCTGCGAGCCGTCGGTCGACATCCGCCCGGGCGACCGCGTCTTCCTGTCCGGCGGCTCGGGCTCGGGCAAGAGCACGCTGCTGAAAGCGATCGCCGGCCTGTGGCGATGGGGCGAGGGGCGGATCCGCCGTCCAGCCCGTTCGGCGATCATGTTCATGCCGCATCATCCCTACCTGCCGCTCGGCACGCTGCGTGCGGCGGTGGCCTATCCGGGGCTGCCGGACGCCTTCGCCGACGCCGAGGTCGCGGCGGCCCTGCGGCGCGTCGGGCTCGCCCGGCTGGTGCCGCTGCTCGACCGCGCCGAACGGTGGGACCGCGCCCTGTCCGGCGGCGAGCAGCAGCGCCTGGCCTTCGCGCGCCTGCTGCTGCACCGGCCGCGCTGGGTCTTCATGGACGATCCCGCGGCGGGGCTCGATGCGGGGGAGCGTCGGCGTGTCATGTCGATCTTCGACGACGAACTCGCGGGTTCGGCGGTGGTCAGCGTCGGTTCGCCGCCGGACGGAACGGCCATGCCGCGGCTGAAGACGCTCTGCCTGACCCAGACGCCGGCGCCCGCCTGA